In Hahella sp. KA22, one genomic interval encodes:
- a CDS encoding CHASE2 domain-containing protein — MIPGKPDAQPNPPPQRDNASQVRHSRGFPVTERYLFAAILVGLCFLLISSGWMQRLDYLFYDFCLKVRPLSTSTTSVIVAIDEKSLLEYGRWPWSRDRHAALIKRLRNSGARAVAFDLLLSEHSSPEADQDFAQAMAESGKVFLPLHIDHVGNTGHLTEILPIAQFIDTAEGLGHAQMELDADGIARGLYLYQGLGDSHWPSLALSVYQNLYPDEHQKKEEQDNGGAFNVREQYRLIPFIGPPGSFPTLSYSEVMHGELPPDYFQNRVVFVGATAAGLGDFLPTPVSGASTSMAGVEVHANVFEGLVRKNMHRLISPSWQYLLSLSLVLIAALVYPRVSPEKNLPLTLALALSVLVFSYLLLMMDHQWYPPAAVVLSLVFAYPFWSWRRLSRLNQFLNQELKRLEEEPRLQQGDIYDSPQQWAQQVTRLLKPALWEFREIAPGGQQRIDLNADAGMMEILLPVSDAVGKMALYMRFEDHPDQLQQTADYLQRLYPRLMQKTTLRQPSSELIDRRISQVRFAIAAIRDMRKFVSETIANMPDGVLVGDEVGRILYLNEHASRWLSANATANAYIAECMPIANKFTPALWDSVVRKVLVAGEAQSMELHTRNTAVLISLAPMRFTHLNANGIIVNFSDITPIHEAQQKRLETIHFISHDLRAPLASQLALLDTLSAALPDAKLASKIDAARELTQKSLGMAEAFLQLARVEAADHIHFYDCELLDIVDNAVDSISPSALTRGIAVQVYCEEDSLPIKANADLLERALVNLLQNAVKFTPQNHSIELKLVKADASTLIHLRDQGPGIAASEIPYLFERFRRTHASEQQGVQGSGLGLRFVKLVIDRHGGAIQVNSALGEGTEFVIELPDAE; from the coding sequence ATGATCCCAGGCAAACCTGATGCGCAGCCCAACCCGCCGCCCCAGCGGGACAACGCTTCCCAAGTCCGTCACAGCCGCGGTTTTCCCGTCACCGAGCGCTATCTCTTCGCCGCCATTCTGGTGGGTCTCTGTTTTCTGTTGATATCCAGCGGCTGGATGCAGCGGCTGGATTACCTGTTCTACGATTTCTGCCTCAAGGTGCGTCCTCTCAGCACCAGCACAACCAGCGTTATCGTCGCTATCGATGAAAAAAGCCTGTTGGAGTACGGCCGCTGGCCCTGGTCGCGAGACCGTCACGCCGCCCTGATCAAACGCCTGCGCAATTCCGGCGCCCGCGCAGTAGCGTTCGATCTGCTGCTGTCAGAACACAGTTCTCCGGAGGCTGACCAGGACTTCGCTCAAGCCATGGCGGAATCCGGCAAGGTGTTTCTGCCCCTGCATATCGATCATGTCGGCAATACCGGCCACCTTACTGAAATTCTGCCCATCGCGCAGTTTATCGACACTGCAGAGGGTCTGGGACACGCCCAGATGGAATTGGACGCCGACGGCATCGCGCGGGGGTTATATCTGTATCAGGGCCTGGGAGACAGCCATTGGCCGAGTCTGGCGCTATCGGTCTATCAGAACCTGTATCCCGACGAACACCAGAAGAAAGAGGAGCAGGATAACGGCGGCGCCTTCAACGTCCGCGAGCAGTATCGCCTGATCCCCTTTATCGGGCCGCCGGGCAGCTTCCCCACGCTGTCTTACAGCGAGGTCATGCATGGCGAGCTTCCTCCTGACTATTTCCAGAACCGGGTCGTATTTGTCGGAGCCACCGCCGCCGGTCTGGGGGATTTCCTGCCGACGCCGGTATCCGGCGCCTCCACCAGCATGGCGGGAGTGGAAGTGCACGCCAACGTCTTCGAGGGATTGGTGCGCAAAAACATGCACCGCCTGATTTCTCCCTCCTGGCAATATCTGCTGTCGCTCAGTCTGGTGCTGATCGCCGCTCTGGTGTATCCACGGGTGTCGCCGGAGAAGAACCTGCCATTGACCCTCGCCCTGGCGCTGTCAGTACTGGTGTTCAGTTATTTGCTGCTGATGATGGACCACCAATGGTATCCGCCGGCGGCGGTCGTGCTCTCCCTGGTGTTCGCCTACCCTTTCTGGAGCTGGCGACGCCTGAGCCGCCTCAATCAGTTTCTGAATCAGGAATTGAAGCGACTGGAGGAGGAGCCGCGTCTGCAACAGGGCGACATCTACGACTCCCCTCAGCAATGGGCGCAACAAGTCACCCGTCTGCTTAAGCCCGCCCTGTGGGAGTTTCGCGAAATCGCCCCGGGGGGACAGCAGCGTATCGATTTGAACGCCGACGCGGGCATGATGGAGATCCTTCTGCCCGTATCTGACGCGGTCGGCAAAATGGCGCTATACATGCGCTTCGAAGATCATCCTGACCAGCTCCAGCAGACCGCCGACTACCTGCAACGTCTGTATCCCCGACTGATGCAGAAAACCACCCTCCGTCAGCCTTCCAGCGAACTTATTGATCGCCGTATATCCCAGGTCCGCTTCGCCATCGCCGCCATCCGCGACATGCGCAAGTTCGTATCCGAAACCATCGCCAACATGCCCGACGGCGTGCTGGTGGGGGATGAAGTCGGCCGTATTTTATATCTGAACGAACATGCCAGCCGCTGGCTCAGCGCCAACGCGACCGCCAACGCCTATATCGCCGAATGCATGCCTATCGCCAATAAGTTCACGCCGGCGCTGTGGGATTCCGTCGTGCGTAAAGTGCTGGTGGCGGGCGAAGCGCAGTCCATGGAATTACACACCCGCAACACTGCGGTCCTGATATCCCTGGCGCCCATGCGCTTCACCCATTTGAACGCCAACGGCATTATCGTCAACTTCTCCGATATCACACCCATACATGAGGCCCAGCAAAAACGCCTGGAGACCATTCACTTCATCTCTCACGACCTGCGCGCGCCGCTGGCCTCACAGCTGGCGTTGCTGGACACCCTCAGCGCAGCGCTGCCCGACGCCAAACTGGCGTCCAAGATTGACGCCGCCCGTGAACTGACGCAAAAAAGCCTGGGCATGGCGGAAGCCTTCCTGCAACTGGCGCGGGTGGAAGCGGCGGACCACATTCATTTTTACGACTGCGAGCTGTTGGACATCGTGGATAACGCAGTGGACTCCATCTCACCCAGCGCTCTCACCCGCGGCATTGCGGTGCAGGTGTACTGCGAAGAGGACTCATTGCCCATCAAAGCCAATGCGGACCTGCTAGAGCGAGCCCTGGTCAACCTGTTACAGAACGCGGTCAAATTCACGCCGCAGAACCACAGCATTGAACTGAAGCTGGTAAAAGCCGACGCCAGTACTCTGATTCATTTGCGCGACCAGGGGCCAGGCATCGCCGCCTCAGAAATCCCCTACCTGTTTGAACGCTTTCGTCGCACCCACGCCTCAGAACAACAGGGCGTGCAAGGCAGCGGTTTGGGCTTGCGATTCGTCAAACTGGTTATCGACCGCCATGGCGGCGCGATCCAAGTGAATAGCGCACTGGGCGAAGGGACGGAATTCGTGATCGAGTTGCCTGACGCAGAGTGA
- a CDS encoding FecR domain-containing protein: MKQSKRHLLWFWFLCWFSFAGFAQEPDKMEWTYTTRPNDSLQSIGERFLAPNRGWDALMRYNSLNDAWSLTPGTQLRIPVAWLRHYPQSASLLNLRGKVWLRKAHTSHYVLATQEAKLEIGDEIKTDEGSALVGFADGSELTVSRQSIVIFNTLTHYGDTGMVDTRLRLLRGKMQQKVTPRRGPASRYEVSTPSAVAAVRGTAFRLRATADVTVAEVTEGVVEVSNATASRKLYKGQGATVGSGSVFSEIQLPEAPEVSASAVYNAAPVTLSWAPVTNATAYVIEVFKGDGKELPVFSQQIDAPLVELPDLGNGDYRLLLRAVDPGGLEGVDTEVRFRVEQKAEPAQLITPLTGALLREPRPVFRWRLDTPTQMSSLEISADPQFTALYTRTPFSSISSAQAERDLNAGEYFWRIATLAGGDDFSYSEPRRFTILGKLDDTHVIAVNYFDEKAKVFWKSVANADRYILQLAEDEFFSRVIEEQQVEKTSANLRLTPEKTYWIRIRPVAGPLYSSNFGAIQAVRIEP; this comes from the coding sequence TTGAAACAGAGCAAACGCCACCTGTTGTGGTTCTGGTTCCTGTGTTGGTTCTCCTTCGCCGGGTTCGCCCAAGAACCCGACAAGATGGAGTGGACCTACACCACCCGGCCCAACGACAGTCTGCAAAGCATCGGTGAACGCTTTCTTGCGCCTAATCGCGGCTGGGACGCGCTCATGCGTTATAACAGTCTCAACGACGCCTGGTCGCTGACGCCCGGCACGCAGCTGAGAATTCCCGTGGCCTGGCTGCGCCACTATCCGCAATCCGCGTCACTACTTAATCTGCGCGGCAAAGTTTGGCTGCGTAAAGCGCATACCTCCCATTACGTGCTGGCGACGCAGGAAGCCAAACTCGAAATCGGAGATGAGATCAAAACCGATGAAGGCTCCGCACTGGTTGGCTTCGCGGATGGCAGCGAACTGACGGTTTCCCGTCAATCTATCGTGATCTTCAATACCCTTACACACTACGGCGATACTGGCATGGTGGATACGCGATTACGTCTGCTGCGCGGCAAAATGCAGCAGAAGGTAACGCCGCGCAGAGGCCCCGCCTCCCGCTACGAAGTCTCCACGCCCTCCGCTGTTGCGGCGGTGCGCGGTACGGCTTTCCGTCTGCGGGCGACCGCCGACGTCACGGTGGCGGAAGTCACCGAGGGCGTGGTGGAAGTCTCTAACGCCACCGCCTCCCGCAAACTGTATAAAGGTCAAGGCGCCACAGTTGGCTCCGGTTCTGTTTTCTCCGAAATTCAATTACCGGAAGCGCCGGAAGTATCCGCCTCGGCAGTGTATAACGCCGCCCCGGTGACCTTGAGCTGGGCCCCGGTGACCAATGCGACGGCATACGTGATCGAAGTATTTAAAGGCGATGGGAAGGAGCTGCCGGTTTTTTCCCAGCAGATTGACGCCCCCCTGGTTGAGTTGCCCGATCTGGGTAACGGCGACTACCGCTTACTGCTGCGAGCGGTGGACCCGGGAGGATTGGAGGGCGTGGATACGGAAGTGCGCTTCAGGGTGGAGCAAAAGGCGGAGCCAGCGCAGCTGATTACCCCGCTGACGGGGGCGCTGCTGCGAGAGCCGCGCCCCGTCTTCCGCTGGCGACTGGACACGCCAACCCAGATGTCCAGCCTTGAAATCTCCGCCGATCCCCAGTTCACCGCCCTCTACACTCGCACCCCCTTCTCTTCGATCTCCAGCGCCCAAGCCGAACGCGACCTGAATGCAGGCGAATATTTCTGGCGCATCGCCACACTGGCCGGCGGCGACGATTTTTCCTACAGCGAGCCGCGGAGATTCACCATTCTGGGAAAGCTTGACGACACCCACGTCATCGCGGTGAACTATTTTGACGAAAAAGCGAAAGTGTTCTGGAAAAGTGTGGCCAATGCAGACCGGTATATACTTCAGTTGGCGGAAGACGAATTTTTCAGCCGGGTCATCGAAGAGCAACAGGTGGAGAAAACCTCCGCCAATCTCCGTCTGACTCCGGAAAAGACCTACTGGATTCGCATCAGACCGGTTGCAGGACCGCTCTATTCGTCGAACTTCGGCGCGATCCAGGCGGTCAGAATAGAGCCGTAG
- a CDS encoding response regulator transcription factor, with translation MKIGLLEDDQNLADQLLLNLRNSDFQCRHYNTGKDFLFAVTHDSFDLLIMDWQLPDMDGIDILRKVRQQQEWPIPVLFLTQREAEEDIIEALEAGADDYMVKPARAGELIARLKALSRRNRTEETDAEEASYGPFSINHKKRTIQLNGEPLTLTDKDFDLTTFLFENKGRLLSRKYLLERVWGVSSDINTRTVDTHMSRLRRKLGIKPENGFRIKTIYQHGYRLEEVE, from the coding sequence ATGAAAATCGGACTTCTAGAAGACGACCAGAATCTGGCGGACCAGCTATTGCTAAATCTGCGGAACTCAGATTTTCAATGCCGCCATTACAACACGGGGAAAGATTTTTTATTCGCCGTCACCCATGACAGCTTCGATTTGCTCATCATGGACTGGCAACTGCCGGATATGGACGGCATCGATATTCTCCGCAAGGTGCGGCAGCAACAGGAATGGCCGATACCGGTGCTGTTCCTGACGCAGCGCGAGGCGGAAGAGGACATTATTGAGGCGCTGGAGGCCGGCGCCGACGATTACATGGTGAAGCCGGCGCGCGCCGGCGAACTCATCGCCCGGCTCAAAGCGCTGAGTCGGAGAAACCGCACGGAGGAGACTGATGCCGAAGAAGCCAGTTACGGCCCTTTCAGCATCAACCACAAGAAACGGACCATTCAACTGAACGGCGAGCCGCTGACGTTGACGGACAAAGACTTCGACCTGACGACGTTTCTGTTCGAAAACAAAGGCCGCCTGCTGTCGCGCAAGTACCTGCTGGAACGGGTCTGGGGCGTCAGTAGCGATATCAATACCCGCACCGTAGACACGCATATGAGCCGTCTGCGGCGAAAACTGGGAATCAAACCGGAAAACGGATTTCGCATTAAGACCATCTACCAGCACGGTTATCGGCTGGAAGAAGTGGAATAG
- a CDS encoding BolA family transcriptional regulator, whose translation MKIQISVENKLKEAFTPTHLEVINESHMHSVPPNSETHFKVVLVTPQFTDMRSVQRHQKVYAVLGELMQQGIHALALHTFTPQEWLEKGQAPDSPNCMGGSKKAKTE comes from the coding sequence ATGAAAATCCAGATCTCTGTTGAGAATAAGTTAAAAGAGGCTTTCACTCCGACGCACCTGGAGGTGATCAATGAAAGCCATATGCACAGCGTTCCTCCCAATTCAGAAACCCACTTCAAAGTGGTGCTGGTGACGCCGCAGTTTACGGACATGCGTTCCGTACAACGGCATCAGAAGGTGTATGCGGTGCTGGGAGAGTTGATGCAACAGGGCATTCACGCGCTGGCGCTGCACACATTCACCCCACAGGAATGGCTGGAAAAAGGCCAGGCCCCGGACTCGCCCAACTGCATGGGCGGCAGCAAAAAAGCCAAAACGGAGTAG
- a CDS encoding L-threonylcarbamoyladenylate synthase, with translation MSQFFQIHQDNPQARLVRQAVEIIHNGGVIVYPTDSGYALGCAIGDKSAADRIKSIRRLDDKHNFTLVCRDLSDISTYAKVDNSTYRLLKNHTPGAYTFILTATSEVPRRLLHPKRRQIGIRVPDNRIAQALLEELGEPLMSSTLIMPGEEMPMTDPYEIRQMLEHAVDLIIDGGFCGMEPTSVVDLTDDAPVILREGAGDISGF, from the coding sequence ATGAGCCAGTTTTTCCAGATTCATCAAGATAACCCGCAGGCCCGTCTGGTTCGTCAGGCGGTGGAAATCATCCACAACGGGGGCGTTATCGTTTACCCCACGGATTCCGGCTATGCGCTGGGGTGCGCCATTGGCGATAAAAGCGCAGCTGACCGCATCAAGAGCATTCGTCGCTTGGACGATAAGCATAACTTTACCCTGGTGTGCCGGGACTTGAGCGACATCTCCACCTACGCCAAGGTGGATAACAGTACGTATCGCCTGTTGAAAAATCACACCCCCGGCGCCTATACCTTCATTTTAACGGCGACTTCGGAAGTGCCGCGCCGGCTGCTGCATCCGAAACGACGGCAGATCGGCATTCGGGTGCCTGATAACCGCATTGCGCAGGCGCTGCTTGAAGAGCTGGGCGAGCCGCTGATGAGTTCTACGCTGATTATGCCTGGCGAAGAAATGCCAATGACCGATCCTTATGAGATCCGCCAGATGCTGGAGCATGCAGTGGATCTGATCATTGACGGCGGTTTCTGCGGTATGGAGCCCACATCGGTAGTCGATCTGACCGACGATGCGCCGGTAATCCTAAGGGAAGGCGCAGGCGATATCTCCGGCTTCTGA
- the sbcB gene encoding exodeoxyribonuclease I, with protein sequence MADTFYWYDFETWGADPRRDRPSQFAGVRTDLDLNPIEEPLVMYCKPAEDVLPQPEACLITGITPQKALSEGVSEAEFIRLIHEQFSRPGTCVVGYNSIRFDDEVTRNTLYRNFYDPYSREWRNGNSRWDVIDMVRLTYAMRPEGINWPRNAEGVPSFRLEELTKANGVTHEAAHDAMSDVYATIAVARLIKTAQPKLYDYVLGHRNKKVLEGLVDIERMKPLFHVSSKFPAAMGCCAMVAPIARHPTNPNGVIVYDLRADPSTWTHLPVEKIRERIFTSNEDLPEGAERIPLKVVHLNKCPILVESKILKTMDPERLRGFQLDGDKLRSHLQALRQVANIQQLVAEVFNEPMDDSETDPDLMLYSGGFFSNNDRELMTFIHEQSPEVLGELELPFEDPRLQEMLFRYRARNFPGTLNEEEMEKWERYRYHRLAGESSGASISFQAYFKKLEQLAANPDITPFQLSILQDLHLYGESIIPMDF encoded by the coding sequence ATGGCTGACACCTTTTATTGGTACGATTTCGAGACCTGGGGCGCAGATCCCCGCAGAGACAGACCCTCACAGTTTGCGGGCGTTCGCACGGACTTGGATCTCAACCCCATCGAAGAGCCGCTGGTGATGTATTGCAAGCCGGCGGAAGACGTATTGCCGCAACCGGAAGCCTGCCTGATCACCGGCATCACACCGCAGAAGGCGCTGTCGGAGGGCGTGAGCGAGGCGGAGTTTATCCGTCTGATCCACGAGCAGTTTTCGCGTCCGGGAACCTGTGTGGTTGGCTACAACAGCATCCGCTTCGACGACGAAGTCACCCGCAATACGCTATATCGCAACTTCTACGATCCATACAGCCGGGAATGGCGAAACGGCAACTCCCGTTGGGACGTTATCGACATGGTGCGGCTTACCTACGCCATGCGGCCCGAGGGCATAAACTGGCCTAGGAACGCGGAGGGCGTCCCCAGTTTTCGCCTGGAAGAGTTGACCAAGGCCAATGGAGTGACGCATGAGGCGGCGCATGACGCCATGTCCGACGTGTACGCCACCATCGCCGTGGCGCGTCTGATCAAGACGGCGCAACCCAAGTTGTATGACTACGTGCTTGGCCATCGCAATAAGAAAGTTCTGGAAGGGTTGGTGGATATCGAACGCATGAAGCCCCTGTTTCATGTCTCCTCCAAGTTCCCCGCGGCAATGGGCTGTTGCGCCATGGTGGCGCCCATCGCGCGTCATCCAACTAATCCCAACGGCGTGATCGTTTATGATTTGCGCGCCGATCCATCCACTTGGACGCACTTGCCGGTGGAGAAGATTCGAGAGCGCATTTTCACCTCAAATGAGGACCTTCCTGAAGGCGCGGAGCGTATCCCGCTGAAAGTCGTGCATCTGAACAAATGCCCGATTCTGGTGGAGAGCAAAATTCTCAAGACCATGGACCCGGAAAGATTGCGCGGTTTCCAGCTGGACGGCGACAAGTTGAGATCGCACCTGCAGGCGTTGCGACAGGTAGCGAATATTCAGCAACTGGTGGCGGAAGTGTTCAACGAGCCTATGGATGACAGCGAAACCGATCCGGACCTGATGCTCTACAGTGGCGGCTTTTTCAGTAACAACGATCGCGAGCTGATGACGTTTATTCATGAGCAGTCGCCGGAAGTGCTGGGGGAGCTGGAACTGCCTTTTGAAGATCCGCGGCTGCAGGAGATGCTCTTCCGTTATCGGGCGAGAAACTTTCCTGGCACGCTGAATGAAGAAGAAATGGAGAAATGGGAGCGGTATCGCTATCACCGTTTAGCGGGGGAATCCAGCGGCGCCTCAATCAGCTTTCAGGCGTATTTCAAGAAGCTGGAGCAGCTCGCCGCTAACCCGGATATCACGCCGTTTCAGTTGTCCATTCTTCAGGATCTGCACTTATACGGTGAGTCCATTATTCCCATGGACTTCTGA
- a CDS encoding insulinase family protein: MPSVNNNIAKSPNDKRLYRAVTLDNGLQALLISDPETDKAAAAIDVDVGSGADPVGREGLAHFLEHMLFLGTEKYPQPDEYQSFINQHGGSHNAFTAFDHTNYFFDVDADALEPALDRFSQQFVAPLFSEAYVEREKNAVHSEYTSKLREDSRRFFAAVKQAINPDHPMAKFAVGNLETLADRPGEDVRDALLKFYEQHYSADIMKLTVYGKEPLDTMEAWVKEKFSGVKKRDIEHNQKRPPLFKPGAAPTLLSVKPIKEKRSLHLMFEAPPIEPYYHAKPVYYLTNLIGHEGEGSLLSWLKQQNLAEGLSSGLFTSEEDSSVVSVSITLTEKGQKNWIKVVRDVFTYINLIKQQGIEEWRFQEQAKMLDIAYRFQDQAAPIHYVSSLAGRLQDHSPEQVLRAPYAMDDYDAKVLKEFADRLSPENMLAVLSAPEVATDKTERWYETPYSVRAFSTEEDAEIRSPDQQAAIHLPGPNEFIPDDLDLLAGPDMTVPEKIYEHPGYEVWFAKDLSFDSPKSSFYLSIRSPLANKSPRDQALTELFISLARDELSEYSYPAYLAGLDFKLYKHLRGITLRIDGFSDKQPVLLERILTTLKHPELREDRFNQFKKDMLRDLKNAIQDKPFERLASEARTWLLQPYWTEQQQIEALKKITLDDVRAFAPTALKDINLVALAHGNISREQALHAAKVVETQLMAGANIVNVQKSAVVDIQGGDWFKEISTPHQDSAYLYYVQGPGKTYADRAAFGLIAQIISPEYYNDIRTEAQMGYVVFATPYTLLDTPALAFIVQSPSHTPKQIHTATENFIARFAKELRLLPEAEFEKHKAALKARLMEKDQTLEQRSDRFWTEIDVGNEQFDTLNQIASEVDKLSLDQLANYFDRQFVTDKSALLVVTDGDKNGVHWRPGKAEPLKDKESWLNANKLFPLRAKY; encoded by the coding sequence ATGCCCTCAGTGAACAACAACATAGCCAAAAGCCCGAATGACAAGCGACTATATCGGGCTGTCACGCTGGACAACGGTTTACAGGCGCTGTTGATATCCGACCCGGAAACCGATAAAGCCGCCGCCGCGATAGATGTGGACGTGGGCAGCGGAGCCGATCCAGTCGGTCGGGAGGGGCTGGCGCACTTCCTGGAGCACATGCTGTTTCTGGGAACGGAAAAGTACCCCCAGCCTGACGAATACCAGTCTTTTATCAACCAGCATGGCGGCTCTCACAACGCCTTCACCGCTTTCGATCACACCAACTATTTCTTCGACGTGGACGCCGACGCGCTGGAGCCAGCGCTGGACCGTTTCAGCCAGCAGTTTGTCGCGCCTTTGTTTTCCGAAGCCTATGTTGAGCGTGAGAAGAATGCCGTACATTCGGAGTACACCTCAAAACTGCGGGAAGACAGTCGCCGCTTTTTCGCTGCGGTCAAACAGGCCATCAATCCGGACCACCCCATGGCCAAGTTCGCCGTCGGCAATCTGGAAACCCTGGCTGACCGTCCTGGCGAAGACGTCCGCGACGCACTGCTCAAGTTTTACGAGCAACACTACTCCGCGGACATCATGAAGCTGACCGTCTATGGCAAAGAGCCATTGGACACGATGGAAGCCTGGGTGAAGGAAAAGTTCAGCGGCGTGAAAAAGCGCGACATCGAGCACAACCAGAAACGGCCTCCGCTATTCAAACCCGGCGCAGCGCCGACACTGTTGTCCGTCAAACCGATCAAAGAAAAGCGCTCGTTACACTTGATGTTTGAAGCGCCGCCGATTGAGCCTTATTACCACGCCAAACCGGTGTATTACCTGACCAACCTCATCGGTCACGAAGGCGAAGGCAGTCTGCTTTCCTGGTTGAAACAGCAGAATCTGGCGGAGGGTCTGTCTTCCGGCCTGTTCACCAGCGAGGAAGACAGCTCCGTAGTCAGCGTCTCCATCACTCTGACCGAGAAAGGCCAAAAGAATTGGATCAAAGTTGTCCGTGACGTATTCACTTACATCAACCTGATCAAGCAACAGGGTATTGAAGAATGGCGCTTCCAGGAGCAGGCGAAGATGCTGGATATCGCCTATCGCTTCCAGGATCAGGCCGCGCCCATTCACTATGTGAGCAGTCTGGCCGGACGCCTGCAGGATCACTCTCCTGAGCAAGTGCTGCGCGCGCCTTACGCCATGGACGACTACGACGCCAAGGTGCTGAAAGAATTCGCCGATCGCTTGAGCCCGGAAAATATGCTGGCGGTGCTGTCCGCGCCTGAAGTCGCCACCGATAAAACTGAGCGTTGGTACGAGACGCCCTACAGCGTGCGCGCTTTCTCCACAGAGGAAGACGCCGAGATCCGCTCACCGGATCAACAGGCCGCCATTCATCTGCCGGGGCCCAATGAATTCATACCAGACGATCTCGACTTGCTGGCCGGCCCGGACATGACCGTGCCCGAGAAGATCTATGAGCATCCGGGATATGAGGTCTGGTTCGCTAAAGACCTGTCTTTCGACTCTCCCAAATCCAGCTTCTACTTGAGTATTCGCTCGCCGCTGGCCAACAAGAGCCCGAGAGATCAGGCGCTGACGGAGCTGTTTATCTCCCTGGCCCGGGACGAGTTAAGCGAATACTCCTACCCCGCCTACCTCGCCGGGCTGGATTTCAAGCTCTACAAGCATTTGCGCGGTATAACGCTTCGCATCGACGGCTTCAGCGACAAACAACCCGTGCTGCTGGAACGGATTCTGACTACGTTAAAGCATCCTGAACTGCGCGAAGACCGCTTCAATCAGTTCAAGAAAGATATGTTGCGCGACCTGAAAAATGCGATTCAGGACAAACCTTTTGAGCGCCTTGCGTCAGAAGCGCGGACTTGGTTGCTGCAACCTTACTGGACGGAACAACAACAGATTGAAGCGCTGAAAAAGATCACGCTGGATGACGTGCGCGCGTTCGCGCCCACTGCGCTCAAGGATATCAATCTGGTCGCGCTCGCCCACGGCAATATCTCCCGTGAGCAGGCGCTGCACGCCGCCAAAGTAGTGGAAACACAACTAATGGCCGGCGCCAATATCGTCAATGTGCAGAAAAGCGCCGTGGTGGACATTCAAGGCGGCGACTGGTTTAAAGAGATCAGCACACCGCACCAGGACTCCGCCTACCTGTATTATGTCCAGGGCCCAGGAAAAACCTATGCGGACCGCGCCGCGTTCGGTTTGATCGCACAGATCATTTCCCCGGAATACTACAACGATATCCGCACAGAAGCGCAGATGGGCTATGTTGTGTTCGCCACGCCTTATACGCTGCTGGATACGCCAGCTCTGGCTTTTATCGTGCAATCTCCGTCGCACACGCCAAAGCAAATCCACACCGCCACCGAGAACTTCATCGCGCGTTTTGCGAAAGAGTTGCGTCTGCTGCCTGAAGCGGAGTTTGAGAAACACAAGGCGGCGTTGAAGGCGCGCCTGATGGAGAAAGATCAAACCCTGGAGCAGCGCTCCGACCGGTTCTGGACGGAAATTGACGTTGGCAATGAGCAGTTCGACACCCTGAACCAGATCGCCAGCGAAGTGGACAAACTCAGCCTTGATCAGCTGGCGAACTACTTCGACAGGCAGTTTGTGACAGATAAGAGCGCGCTGCTGGTGGTCACCGATGGCGACAAGAACGGCGTACACTGGCGTCCCGGAAAAGCGGAGCCGTTGAAGGACAAAGAGAGCTGGCTCAACGCAAACAAGCTGTTTCCGCTTCGAGCCAAATACTGA
- the phbB gene encoding acetoacetyl-CoA reductase: MEQHIALVTGGTGGIGTAISQRLAEDGFRVIATCSSPAKRAHAEAWRAEQRERGFDIAIELMDVSSFESCAAAAADIREKYGVVDVLVNNAGITRDAVMKKMQFEQWKDVIDTNLSSVFNVTKQFLDDMLERQYGRIVNISSINGQKGQFGQVNYSAAKAGIHGFTKALAQEVARKGVTVNTISPGYVATAMVMAVAEEVREKIKAQIPVGRFAEPEEIARAVSFLTAKEAGYITGSNLSINGGQHMY; encoded by the coding sequence ATGGAACAGCACATTGCATTGGTTACTGGCGGAACAGGGGGTATCGGGACCGCCATCTCTCAGCGTTTGGCGGAGGACGGCTTTCGAGTGATCGCCACCTGCAGCTCGCCGGCCAAGCGCGCTCATGCGGAAGCCTGGCGGGCTGAGCAGAGGGAGCGTGGGTTTGATATCGCGATCGAACTCATGGATGTCTCCAGTTTCGAAAGTTGCGCCGCAGCCGCCGCGGATATTCGTGAAAAATACGGGGTGGTCGATGTGTTGGTGAATAACGCCGGCATCACCCGCGACGCAGTAATGAAAAAAATGCAGTTTGAGCAGTGGAAGGATGTCATCGACACCAACCTCAGCAGCGTCTTCAATGTCACCAAGCAGTTTCTCGACGATATGCTGGAAAGGCAGTACGGCCGCATCGTCAATATTTCCTCCATCAATGGCCAGAAAGGGCAGTTCGGCCAAGTGAATTACTCCGCCGCCAAAGCAGGCATTCATGGCTTCACCAAAGCGCTGGCGCAGGAAGTGGCGCGCAAAGGCGTGACGGTGAACACCATCTCCCCCGGCTACGTCGCCACTGCAATGGTGATGGCGGTGGCGGAAGAAGTCAGAGAGAAGATCAAGGCGCAGATTCCAGTGGGGCGTTTCGCCGAGCCGGAAGAAATCGCCCGTGCGGTATCCTTTTTGACAGCGAAAGAGGCGGGTTATATCACCGGCTCCAACCTGTCTATCAATGGCGGCCAGCACATGTACTGA